The nucleotide window CATTTATCATCTGTGCATCAGCACTGAATTTTTGATAACTTCTTTTGCAATATAGTCACTAGATGTGGCACGTTTTAgttaaatccatactattaatattataaatgagaaagtatgtctgtctgtttgtctgtctgtctatctgtctgctagtttttcacggcccaacagtttaactgatttggatgaaatttggtacagtgttagcttacatcccagggacgaacatatgctacttttatcccggaaaatcgaattGTTCCCATGGAATTCTCAAAGACCCgcctgtttaaccgatttacatgaaTTTTGGTacggaggtagcttgcgtcccggaaattgacataggcaacttttatcccgaaaagcacagttcccacgggattttaaaaacctaaatctacgcagaagaagtcgcgggtatcatctagttacaAATTAATGTCAAATACACATAACTATCTGCCCAAATAGAACCATACCTACTAAAGTAGGATTATTCATGGTAACCTCATTAATTTAGGTATTTCTGTATTAAACtactgacaattttttttccttaaaTGACACATTTTGTGACAATAGGTCCATATCAAACAAACCACGTTTTCATTACTCACGGCAAACTTTGTATCGAGTAGCCATGTGgttacttttaacttttttaagcAAATAGGAGTGGAGAAGTAACTTAAACTCAACTTTTTGCAGTTTAAACAAGTTTGCCGATTAATACGTAACATCAAGCGAAATGTAAATCAAAACCATTTAATTGTAAAGCTGTAATAAATTATGTCAGTTCTATTACGATTATTAATAGACGCGAATATTGTCAACAATCACAATGTACCTGACCGATTACGCTTATCTTTTCGTCTCTAGGTCTTGAATAGCTGTTGAAATTCCTTAGCTATTGTGTAATGTAATATAAATCACTAACGACCGTCCCGACTTCGCACGGATAACTTATTCAAAGAGATccactttttgaaaataaaatataacctgtTTCTCATGAATAATGTAGCTtcctactggtgaaagaattttcgaaatcggtgcagtagtttcagagattaccccctgcaaacaaacttacaaactttaagAAAAGAGATAAACCGTTTTTTGATAGATAAGTAGTGACACAAAGTAGGTTTTATATCAAATAGGTCTGTATAATAAACTAGCAGATGCACGCATAatcatttaggtttttaaaaatcctgttgaAATTTCTCGAAATCCTTTCTTTGTGGGATCTAGGTACGTTATAAAGAAAATTTACGCGCacaatctcaagtttctaaacACAGAAGTTTGATATTGTATATGTTCATATGTCGGACAGTAAGTTTCTAATTTACAGATAGATTAATGTAGTTTTCGGCTTTACGCTGTGAAAATTTCCTAATTTCAGTAGTGATAAGGATCTGACAGTTACACAGATGGACGAATGGATGCTaggccaattattattattataccctgAGACTTGCTTCGCTTGGTTAAATATTTAACGAAATATATTTGTTTCAGATACTTACCTACAGCCTGCAAAATGGGGCAAGACGAGAAAAAAGGTTCTATAATCTTGGACAATTTTAATTCTACGTAAGCATTACCTTTATTACTGACTAGCGACGcgccccggtttcgcacgggtagcGTATTACAATTCTCATAGGGatctcaatttttttgaaaataaaatgtagcctatgttactcagaaataatgtagcttgCTACTgctaaaagaattttcaatatcggttcagtagttccagagattagccctacaaacaaacttacgaactttatctctttataatattagtatagattttcaatttataaaCCAAATTAGTAGATGTATTATGTGTACACATCGATCCGGCCGCTCCAAAACAATATACCCACCtactaattttgtttataaattgaaaatcaGTAATGAAGGCTttgtattaagaggggtctctccatcactcgctccatacaaacgtagtttcaatttcatttgaatattaagcaaccaaaatctatgaaaatttgcagacatattctagaaacttatatctatgcctgtagttttccagatctttgttaaaatattcggtttcaaagttacgcggtcttaaaaatttacatacaaatctttgagcatctataattttaaaactacatatatttagaaaaatttaaaacaccacaggcatagtaTTTAGTCATCTGccgagtttatttatttaataaataaatatgtattcatGTGCATTGGtagtcataaaataaataaatgtatacttactaCTATCTTTTTTTAACCATCATTTTGGGATACATTGAAGATAAGACCTTAGAAACGTGTGGTTTATTTCATGTCAGAATCAATTTCATTTCGGATAGTTTGGAAAGCGATTTCAGTTAGAAACTTTTCCAATTTGATAAATACACAGTATTTGTAGATAGACACACAGTAGATTAGACAGTATTTAATGTGTGATGTGTACTTACAcaaatatattataggtacttatttaagtaggtatctcttgttaaaattcaatataagaaattttcaaaaaaaaaaacttcaaaaaaggGCATCAATACCAGcgaacactaaaaattaaaaataattgaatttattaccgtatataattatgtatacagGAGTTAATGTACtatactaacattttttggagccttttactcttcatattgtttatGATCATATTGttactccacattggcacctcattggcacTGAGTCCAAAAAATGTTAGTGTCAGAactacattaacagggctctctccgtcacttactccatacaatcgtagtcccaatttcatttgaatatttagcaaccaaagtccatgaaattttgcagacatatactaaaaacaaatatctatgtctgtggtgttttagatttttctaaaaatatgtagttttaaaattacaggggctcaaagatgtatgtgaatttttaagaccgcggaactttgaaaccgaatattgtaacggaaatctggaaaaccacaggcatagatattagttcccggaacgtttctacaaaattccattgagtatgattggttattacctattccaatgagagacgaactacgtttgtatggagcgagtgacggagaggcccCTCTTAACTCGTCTAAgtacttatacataatatattcggcaataaattaaattattttttacttcctTCCTAAATAGAATTTTTCATACTAACATTTCATATCATAATTTCAGAGCAAACTTGGCATCGAACCCCGGCTTCCAATCAACTCTCAGCCTCGGCTCTAAGGATGTCATCAACGAAAAGGCGTACGACCCCTTCGAACACCGGAGGGTGGAGCACCCTAACTCGTAAGTGCCTGCCTTTGGGACCATTTTCAATTAATCTTCACCTATGTTCCGGATTCCTTATTCTGATGAGAGCGTAGAGTCGATATCACAGTGATATCGAATTCACTCATTCCAGGCGTCTGTCTGTATAATAATCACATCCCCAGCTCTTCATACAAGCgttttgaattaaaatttaCGAAACATATTGGAAAAGTAAGCATTAATGTATTTATCTTAATACAGCGAATTGAGACATTTTTAGCAGACGCCGTAATAAACTCTTTGCGAATGTTACGTTATAAGTACCGAATTTTAGATAGCGTGGTAATATTTTGAATGGCAATGTGAATGAGGCCCTTTTTCCGTTTACGcaccctaaaacagccaccCTAGGGTGTAAACTCGGAGACGTATATACATCCTAAATATAGATGGTTATCCACCTAAAAATACGTAGTATAAATAAATTCCGTGTTTGGGTGGATAGATGGACACGCGTTTACGAGTATACACCCTAGCGTGGCTACTTTAGGGTGGATAAACGCAATAATCCGAATAAGGCAGCTAGTTCGAAAATAAATGGCACAGATCAATTTGCtgaaataatacctacctgccttaAGGCTGGATCCTATTCTGTTTTTTGTAAGAGAATAACTGAGCCGGAGGGCGTAATCCAATCAACTCGATTTTGCAAAAACCCGAGACTTTCTTGTCAATCGTACCTCAGAGATCAAGTGTGGGTGGCATTTCGGCTAGTAACATTGAATCACTATGTACTTGCCAAAGGTTATAAAGTAATATTACGATTATGCTAGAGTTCTGAATTCACATGAAATGGCAAGGTCTATGTGACCGCATTAAatagtaattttgaaaatttcaaaagtaggtacctaaataggtGTTGTATTTAATCGTTTGCTCGTGCCTAGTCATTATTTTGATACGAATAATTCAAAACAAGTAATTAATCATGAGACCTTCGCCAATATCAACTTTAACGCGCAAGATAATGATTGAATTTTTTCTGTTATTATTATCTGCCTTATTGATTACACTTTGTTACacttacacttgttacttacacttgttagttttactcacgtaattaatttttcatCTCGCTTGTTTTTTTAAGTGCTAACttctaatgaaataaaaaatatctctgATTTTTAAATTGCTTAATTTATCGTAagttacgtgagtaaaacttacaggtgcaATCGTGCCAATGGGTCAGGTAAATTATTTTCTCAAACCTTGTAGAAATTACATGTCAAGATGATTGGAAAACAATCTCAATTATCTCCACCCAATCCTTGAAGAGTAGATACGTAATTAATGAAATTATGCCTGTGAccttaattttcttttaattttacaaaagaGTTTCCTTAAATCTTTCTATTACTCTCTAGGtttctatacctattataacaataaatggATTATGACTGATCATTGGCTTAggaatatacctaagtaaatttttataaaaggaAATATTCCATTTTTGCTCGTTTTCTTATTATTAACCATGTACCTagctgatataataatatttcctttgcgtaaaatttttgaaatgtgTTATCAAAATAAGATTTTTGTTGAATATATAAACTTaaattcacatttataatttcaaatattagGATAAGGATTTATTCAATGCAAAAATATATGTTGCGCATAATATTCTAGGATAGATTAACATTAAACTGTTAAATTACTGTAAAATTACCATGTTTTATACGATGTCAAGGGTTACCGCTTGAATTAAACGAGGTTGGATATTTGCAATTAAAACACAATCTGGTTTTATGTAACTAGCTCTtcttcgcgacttcgtccacgctGTGCATTATGTCTCCCAATTTCCCTGACACTTTGGAATGTCTCACAGTCCTCTCAAAACCTTGCGACTTACGCTCCGGCCTTTAAAAGTCGTTTGTGAGAATGAGTATAATttcttcataattttttataacGTAGTGCACAAACAAtcagaattttttttcttatttcctGAACAGAACCTCGTCTTcttacaaatattaattaacataaaagaacagctttattttatttttcacagaACAATCGGTTCCTTGGTACATCTACTGAAGTCCTCGCTTGGCTCCGGTATCCTGGCTATGCCTGCCGCCTTCAAGAACGCAGGATTAGCTATCGGCGCCTTCGGTACTATCATAGTGGGCTTTATCTGCACGCATTGCGTTTatgttttggtaagtaactaagtatGAACTGAGTTCattgggctcttctcagactgggcgcgtttggaaccgtagctttagttttaagtttacgtaattaattatcaccactatatcttCTTACAAATACAACTATtttgactatcaaaaggtgtacaatagaacctactttgaatttgattttgatttcgtTATCAGGTGAGGACATCGCAACAGGTGTGCGTGGAAGCAAAAAAGCCTTCGATGGGATTCGCCGAGACCTGCGGAGCCGCGTTTGAGTTTGGACCGAAGAGATTACGGCCTTGGGCCAACTTTGCAAGGTAAAATGCCTTTTACGGACCACAAAAATACTCGTTATAAGCCTACCCACGAATTTTTACATTTTGAGTGAATTCGGTGCGGCGGCGCGGCAATACAAATTACTACCCATATGAgaaagtctgtttgtttgttggtttgttcttcaaagttcaaacacaTCGCAACCGAGCAACGAGTCAACCTAACTTTTAGCATGGatataggtaattttttatccgggaaattcaaagagtacccacgatatttttaaaaagcttaacACACGCCGACGATGTTGTGGACATCAGTGaatctaaattatatttttttaaaagtcccaAGACACTCACTAACTGACTTATCATCGCCCATCGCAATcttttggacctagaaagctgaaatttcgcattcggttccctttataatgtacaCAAGGAATAAAGgtctaatttttcgaaattgtcGAGGAGATTGTTGCACCACTAATTGTCCCGTACTAGAATGCTAAATCTACTCAAATTGCCCCACAGTCGACATAGACCTTGCTGTCGTTCTTGCCATTTTGAAgttagtaaatattatattggcGTCTTCTAAGCAAACGCGCTCCAACTTGGGTCTCATCACTATTTGATTGACATCAAGCGTAAGTCTATCCTGCAAACTTAAATAAccttatttcttttaatttcagaACATTCATAGATTACATATTAACAGCGACATATTTGGCTGCGCTCTGCGTCTACGTCGTATTCATCGCAGAAAATTTCAAagaggtattttttattttattcatcttCTGACATAGTAATCAATAGAAATAAAGGATCATCTGACTGGTTGACAAAATGgtacatttttaaccctcgacccaagaagagggatattataaatttgacgtgtgtatctgtctgtggcaccgtagctcctaaacgaatgaaccgattttaatttaattttttttcgtttgaaaggtggcttgattgagagtgttcttagctatgatcgaagaaaatcagttcagccgtttgaaagttatcagctcttttctagtttttatagaagtttttgtgtcgctggttttttgttttaaaattttgagttataatattTAAGAGTTGTTACGGGCTATGAAAAAAGGGCAAGTACGGTGTCCTGAGACGTGACTGAAGCGACGCTACTTACGCAGTGTGTATAAAATCTTTGCCGATAGTATGGCAACTAGCCATGCCAGAAGCCTCCCATCAAACTACCATAATACCACAGCCCTCGCCATTGCCACAGTCAAAAATCACTTCATTAGTTCTACTTCACGGAGACTGGTTGGCTATGTTTGAGTAAGTGCTCACGTACACATTGTTCTAGCGTGCGCGTGCGTGGTACTTAGTTTAGCTTTCGCACACTCACTACTACAACCAAAGCTTGGCGGCCTTCCTGAAATAGAACCTACTACCTATaccattattaatattataaataatcttTTTATATATCCACAGGTGCTAGACGAATACTACCCCCACTATAAGCTCTCTGTAGAAGCCTACTGCGCCTTAACCCTCGTACCCCTCGTCCTCATCTGTCAGATACGGAACCTCAAATGGCTGGTGCCGTTCTCAGCGATTGCCAACGTGTTCCTGGTTATATGCTTCGCGATCACCATGTATTACATATTCCATGACATGCCGAACCCTAATGAACGGGAGATGGTGGCTAGTGTCACCCAATGGCCTCTGTTTATCAGGTACCTACagcatattctattctaaacatCTCTTTCTCTGCATCGTGTTCCTATATTtctcagcctcactaatgggtgttcctcaaggctccattctaggtcctttcatgttctcggtatatataaaagattaaccatatttcgtccaaaatatttgcgatattgtactatttgctgatgatacgtctgtGATTTTTAGAGTCGGTAGTattaaggacaattttgacgatataagtAGTATCATAGGCTCGTTGGTTCactgtaaataattttttctaAGTGAATTGTAATCGCACTGACCAATACCAAAACCACAAGTAACATTAacttaatgataaataataatcacattgaaaatagaagagagtACCGTATTTCTGCTGATAACTTTATTAACACGTGTATTCGTCCTCTTTCAGTACAGTTATCTTCGCAATGGAAGGCATAGGAGTCGTCATGCCAGTTGAGAACGAGATGGCCAAACCGGAGCAGTTCTTGGGCTGTCCTGGCGTATTGAACATTGCCATGACTATAGTCATCTCCTTGTACGGTCTTGTGGGCTTTTTTGGATACATCAAATATGGAGACGCCGTTCGAGGAAGTATCACTTTGAATCTTCCTCAGGATGAACTGTAAGTGTTTACTTGTCCAAGTACCTATCTAAGCTCAtacgacatagctcaaaggattagcaagctgaagtggcaatgggca belongs to Maniola jurtina chromosome 6, ilManJurt1.1, whole genome shotgun sequence and includes:
- the LOC123865937 gene encoding proton-coupled amino acid transporter-like protein pathetic, which translates into the protein MGQDEKKGSIILDNFNSTANLASNPGFQSTLSLGSKDVINEKAYDPFEHRRVEHPNSTIGSLVHLLKSSLGSGILAMPAAFKNAGLAIGAFGTIIVGFICTHCVYVLVRTSQQVCVEAKKPSMGFAETCGAAFEFGPKRLRPWANFARTFIDYILTATYLAALCVYVVFIAENFKEVLDEYYPHYKLSVEAYCALTLVPLVLICQIRNLKWLVPFSAIANVFLVICFAITMYYIFHDMPNPNEREMVASVTQWPLFISTVIFAMEGIGVVMPVENEMAKPEQFLGCPGVLNIAMTIVISLYGLVGFFGYIKYGDAVRGSITLNLPQDELLAQSAKILMALAILFTYSLQFYVPMEMIWRQVHHKIAVKYHNVTQIGIRTLAVVGSVALAAAFPDLELFINLCGAIFLSSLGLLTPAIVDTVHNWDRGLGTFNWILWKNIFISILSFIALFAGSYVSIISMVEKYNSTPVLEAAGNITIVST